The Chaetodon trifascialis isolate fChaTrf1 chromosome 16, fChaTrf1.hap1, whole genome shotgun sequence genome includes a region encoding these proteins:
- the LOC139344800 gene encoding reticulon-4 receptor-like 1, protein MFMRGYGGVELLLVLCGLDLSLPCPRHCICYTSPSTVSCQAHNFHAVPEGIPAQSERVFLQNNKIQRLLRGHFSPTTTMLWLYSNNISYIQPSTFHGFDRLEELDLGDNRHLKAIASDTFLGLGRLHALHLYHCGLISLPPGIFAGLNNLQYLYLQDNQLEFLEDDLFIDLLNLSHLFLHGNRLWSLRQNTFRGLGVLDRLLLHQNRIQWVDRQAFHDLRRLTTLYLFNNSLTELSGGSLTLLPALEYLRLNDNPWECDCKALSLWDWLRRFRGSTSSLICVSPPELAGKDLKTVKKEELPSCLSGEGHARGVPGGELEHGESLNHLNRHRNHHNHHQRPYLPHGDQYSLPSPSPLPRPPKGGRRNCTRRGRKAKGGLNEVQVLREEGEKDYSPDGGKYDPSATARRKNKCIPRTSVGPPSGVQRANNKAGSHPADYIFCLPSALLLSLISVILR, encoded by the exons gttATGGTGGGGTGGAGTTACTCTTGGTGCTGTGTGGCCTGGATCTCTCTCTGCCCTGCCCTCGCCACTGCATCTGCTACACTTCACCTAGCACCGTCTCCTGCCAGGCTCACAACTTCCATGCCGTGCCGGAGGGCATCCCCGCCCAGAGCGAGCGCGTCTTCCTGCAGAACAACAAGATCCAGCGGCTGCTTCGTGGCCACTTCTCgcccaccaccaccatgttGTGGCTTTACTCCAACAACATCTCCTACATACAGCCGTCCACCTTCCACGGCTTTGACCGCCTGGAGGAGCTTGACCTTGGGGACAATCGGCACCTGAAGGCCATCGCCTCAGACACCTTCCTGGGTCTGGGTCGGCTACACGCCCTGCACCTATACCACTGTGGCCTGATCAGCCTGCCTCCAGGGATCTTTGCAGGCCTCAATAATCTTCAGTATCTCTACCTACAG GACAACCAATTGGAGTTCCTGGAAGACGATCTGTTCATTGACCTACTGAACCTCAGTCATCTCTTCCTGCATGGTAATCGACTTTGGAGCCTTCGCCAGAATACTTTCCGTGGTCTGGGGGTCTTAGACCGCCTGCTTCTCCACCAGAACCGAATCCAGTGGGTTGACCGCCAGGCTTTCCACGACCTGCGACGCCTTACCACCCTTTACCTGTTTAATAACTCCCTGACCGAGCTATCTGGTGGCAGCTTGACTCTACTGCCGGCCCTGGAGTACCTGCGACTGAACGACAACCCCTGGGAGTGTGACTGCAAGGCCCTGTCACTCTGGGATTGGCTGCGGAGGTTCAGAGGCTCCACCTCCTCACTGATATGCGTTTCACCACCAGAGCTTGCGGGAAAGGATCTGAAAACGGTGAAGAAAGAGGAGCTGCCCAGTTGCTTATCAGGTGAGGGTCATGCACGTGGTGTGCCAGGTGGGGAGCTGGAGCATGGAGAGTCTTTGAACCACCTAAATCGTCACAGAAACCATCACAACCACCATCAGCGGCCGTACTTGCCCCACGGGGACCAGTACAGCTTGCCATCACCCTCGCCCCTGCCACGGCCACCTAAGGGAGGCCGCAGAAACTGTACCCGCCGGGGCCGCAAGGCAAAAGGGGGGCTCAATGAGGTGCAGGTACTACGGGAGGAGGGTGAGAAAGACTATTCTCCAGATGGGGGCAAATATGATCCATCTGCAACTGCAAGAAGGAAGAACAAGTGCATCCCTAGAACTTCTGTCGGCCCACCAAGTGGGGTCCAGAGAGCCAATAATAAAGCTGGGTCACACCCTGCAgattatattttctgtttaccatcagctctgctgctgtcactcatcTCTGTGATCCTACGCTGA